From a region of the Butyrivibrio sp. AE3004 genome:
- the rfbC gene encoding dTDP-4-dehydrorhamnose 3,5-epimerase: MGQLQVETCEIEGLKVITPQVFGDSRGYFMETYSKRDFQNIGIDVEFVQDNQSASKRGVLRGLHFQKNFPQDKLVRVVNGEVFDVAVDLRKDSKTFGKWFGVTLSAENKKQFFIPKGFAHGFLVLSDYAEFAYKCTDFYHPDDEGGLLWKDPEIGVEWPYQEGVELIMSDKDQKWGGIEDYKKSNM; this comes from the coding sequence ATGGGACAATTACAGGTAGAGACATGTGAAATTGAAGGATTGAAGGTCATTACACCACAGGTTTTCGGAGATAGCAGAGGCTATTTCATGGAAACATACTCAAAGAGAGACTTTCAGAATATCGGAATAGATGTTGAATTTGTACAGGACAATCAGTCTGCATCAAAAAGAGGAGTGCTGAGGGGTCTTCATTTTCAGAAGAACTTTCCGCAGGACAAACTTGTCAGAGTTGTAAATGGTGAAGTTTTTGATGTGGCTGTAGATTTAAGAAAAGATTCCAAGACTTTCGGAAAGTGGTTTGGAGTTACATTGTCAGCAGAAAATAAGAAGCAGTTCTTTATTCCCAAGGGATTTGCGCATGGATTTTTAGTGCTTTCAGACTATGCTGAATTTGCATATAAGTGCACGGATTTTTATCACCCTGATGATGAGGGCGGATTATTGTGGAAGGACCCTGAGATTGGTGTTGAATGGCCATATCAGGAAGGTGTTGAGCTCATTATGTCTGATAAGGATCAGAAGTGGGGCGGAATTGAAGATTATAAAAAGTCTAATATGTGA
- a CDS encoding DUF2304 domain-containing protein, producing MHQIIPTRLTIVLIAAIITYFVIILSLLKHRKLNMKYTLLWLFTGVVFFVLVLEPLLLVRIINMLGITDTMNGLFILLIAFLIMLVLSLTSIASRQAGRITKLIQTQGLLEKRVRELENMLSDNNDSEESTADES from the coding sequence ATGCATCAGATAATACCAACAAGACTGACGATAGTGCTCATAGCAGCAATAATTACATATTTTGTTATAATACTATCGCTCCTTAAACACAGGAAACTTAATATGAAATACACGCTTTTGTGGCTTTTCACGGGAGTTGTATTTTTTGTACTGGTACTTGAGCCTTTGCTGCTTGTCAGAATCATAAATATGCTCGGTATCACAGATACCATGAACGGATTGTTTATTTTGCTGATAGCCTTTCTTATCATGCTGGTATTGTCACTTACCAGCATAGCATCCAGACAGGCAGGCAGAATTACCAAACTGATTCAGACACAGGGGCTTTTGGAAAAGAGAGTAAGAGAGCTTGAGAACATGCTGTCTGATAACAACGATTCGGAGGAAAGTACAGCCGATGAGTCATAA
- a CDS encoding ABC transporter permease — MDRIKIWDRMLLIGVSVIALAGAVYFAVGRMSQPTDESSLSNYYIWYGAVFASVLVLYIAFCIYNKSFEKKNEKTAATECLHIFFDYKFLLKQLITRDFAVKYRRSYLGIVWVILNPLLQMIILSSIFSFIFKSDIEKFPVYLILGQVVYNFYNEATSIALTTVVSSGQMIKKIYMPKYIFPISKTIFSFLNFMLSFIPVITVMIFFGVYPNINWVFLPLYFVSLFMFTLGVGLVLAAMDVFMRDTQYLYGILLPLLNFLTPIFYPVTSLSPAIQKVMWWNPLFQYVDCMRHIMLYNVAPSVQQFTMCISYGVGFLFLGLHFFYKKQDQFILYI; from the coding sequence ATGGATAGAATTAAGATATGGGATAGAATGCTACTGATAGGCGTTAGTGTTATTGCATTAGCCGGTGCAGTGTATTTTGCTGTTGGCAGAATGTCGCAACCAACAGACGAATCATCCCTTTCAAATTACTACATATGGTACGGAGCGGTATTTGCTTCTGTATTGGTTTTATATATTGCTTTTTGCATTTATAACAAAAGCTTTGAGAAGAAAAATGAAAAAACAGCTGCTACAGAGTGTCTGCATATATTTTTTGATTATAAGTTTTTGTTAAAACAATTAATTACTCGGGATTTCGCAGTAAAATACAGACGAAGTTATCTGGGAATTGTGTGGGTTATCCTGAATCCACTTTTGCAGATGATAATTCTATCAAGTATTTTTTCGTTTATTTTTAAATCCGATATTGAGAAATTCCCTGTGTACTTGATTTTGGGACAGGTGGTATATAACTTTTATAATGAAGCAACATCCATTGCATTGACGACTGTCGTTTCTTCAGGACAAATGATAAAGAAAATTTATATGCCCAAGTATATTTTTCCTATAAGTAAAACGATTTTTTCGTTTTTGAATTTTATGCTTTCGTTTATACCGGTTATCACAGTTATGATATTCTTTGGTGTTTATCCGAATATAAATTGGGTATTTTTGCCGCTTTATTTTGTATCATTGTTTATGTTTACATTGGGAGTTGGGCTGGTACTTGCAGCTATGGATGTATTTATGAGAGATACTCAGTACTTATATGGAATTTTGCTACCGCTTTTGAATTTTTTGACACCTATTTTTTATCCTGTAACATCTTTGTCACCTGCAATTCAAAAAGTTATGTGGTGGAATCCTCTGTTTCAATATGTTGATTGTATGAGGCATATTATGCTTTATAATGTTGCGCCTTCTGTGCAACAGTTTACAATGTGCATATCATATGGTGTTGGATTCCTGTTCTTAGGGCTGCATTTCTTCTACAAAAAGCAAGACCAGTTTATTCTGTATATTTAA
- a CDS encoding ABC transporter ATP-binding protein, giving the protein MVEQMNEDYSIIADHLSMHFNMATEKVDSLRDYLTKLTSRKLFYNDFVAVDDVSFSVKKGEVFGIVGTNGSGKSTMLKMIAGVLKPTKGKVITNGTIAPLIELGAGFDIQLTGKENIFLNGAIMGYSEEFMNEKYESIVEFSEIGDFLNMPLKNYSSGMVSRIAFAVATSVKPDILLADEILSVGDFMFQEKCENRIKELMSGGTTVLIVSHSFDTIRDLCDRVMWIEKGKLVMIGDTEDVVDHYKSMTR; this is encoded by the coding sequence ATGGTAGAACAAATGAATGAAGATTACTCAATAATAGCAGATCATTTATCAATGCATTTTAATATGGCTACTGAGAAGGTTGACAGTTTAAGGGATTATCTCACTAAGCTTACATCTCGCAAACTTTTTTATAACGATTTTGTCGCTGTTGATGATGTTTCTTTTTCAGTAAAAAAAGGTGAAGTCTTTGGCATTGTTGGAACAAATGGAAGTGGCAAATCAACTATGCTGAAAATGATTGCAGGGGTTCTTAAACCGACAAAAGGTAAGGTCATTACCAATGGGACGATAGCACCGCTTATTGAGCTGGGAGCAGGCTTTGATATACAGCTTACAGGCAAAGAAAACATTTTTCTAAATGGCGCAATCATGGGCTATAGTGAAGAGTTCATGAATGAAAAATATGAGAGCATTGTCGAATTTTCAGAAATAGGCGATTTCCTTAATATGCCATTAAAAAATTATTCTTCAGGTATGGTATCCCGTATAGCTTTTGCGGTTGCTACCAGTGTTAAGCCTGACATACTACTGGCAGATGAAATATTATCTGTCGGGGATTTCATGTTTCAGGAGAAATGTGAAAATCGCATAAAAGAGCTTATGTCCGGAGGTACAACAGTACTAATTGTTTCACATAGTTTTGACACAATAAGAGATTTGTGCGACCGTGTTATGTGGATAGAAAAAGGAAAACTTGTAATGATTGGGGATACAGAAGATGTAGTCGATCATTATAAGAGCATGACACGCTAA
- a CDS encoding glycosyltransferase has product MQDSYNRDYYKDGCGADYSDSEVWMNQFSGVAQKIIDVYNPKSFLDVGCAMGYLVACLRDLGVDAYGLDASDYAISQAREDIKPYMACQNPLEGYPENFPQTFDCVSTIEVAEHLREEEAQPFIHFLCEHGNRIIFSSTPDDIVEPSHHNVQQMEYWAKRFAKEGFYRDLSASDMNLTPQTMVFIKKDATNVQIVEEYEHKLRLNNQHFDGQIKNLEAVIKEDDKTIKKLQEEINEEVIKINEATKMVEEVKKAAEIEAEKATEAIKRAEVEKSQSIKKVEKYYKDKLRASVSDGLEFKREKSELLVKNEKLLRRNTQLIELVNAIRKDQIAVYHSMSWKITSPLRGIINLLTKGKLVGETPEYLQPDNRFNALLTPYADDSFEPWNIPVQYRIDEMSAAIKAGYKIALMFYDKPDSSTFRYACYNVYQHSQNSKEWRAFYFYEFECETVKDYLKKASLLIMSRTKWSYSYDNLIKKAKELNIPVVMQIDDLVCNLDFVDYVVESNYDAKNSEVVYNFWFSYVSRIQKIADCVDGFIVTNDYLGGMIKEHTNKDYAVIHNSLNSEQINASESLFTNKNFRRKGTFSIGYFSGSPTHKNDLEMISSEIQQLLADYADIVFYIVGYMEFSDDLNKYIQEGRIIFLPMVNFVELQRLISDVDVNIVPLVDSVFTNCKSELKFFEAAAVGTITCASPTYAYTHSIENGVDGFVCEPGQWYKTISEIHDGKYDIADMVQKARNKALSRYYGENVVNEIENAFNKMVDKK; this is encoded by the coding sequence ATGCAGGACTCATATAATAGAGATTATTATAAGGATGGATGCGGTGCTGATTATAGTGATTCGGAAGTTTGGATGAATCAGTTTTCAGGTGTTGCACAGAAAATAATTGATGTATATAATCCCAAGAGCTTTTTAGATGTAGGCTGTGCTATGGGATATTTAGTAGCATGCTTGCGTGATCTGGGTGTTGATGCCTATGGCCTTGATGCTTCAGATTATGCTATTAGTCAGGCAAGAGAAGATATTAAGCCCTATATGGCATGCCAGAATCCGTTAGAGGGTTATCCTGAGAATTTTCCGCAGACGTTTGATTGCGTATCAACTATAGAGGTTGCTGAGCACTTGAGGGAAGAAGAGGCACAGCCATTTATACATTTTTTATGTGAACATGGAAATAGAATCATTTTTTCATCAACTCCGGATGATATTGTTGAACCTTCACATCATAATGTTCAACAGATGGAATATTGGGCAAAGCGTTTTGCAAAAGAAGGCTTTTATCGCGACTTAAGTGCTTCGGATATGAATTTAACTCCTCAAACTATGGTATTTATTAAGAAAGATGCGACAAATGTACAAATTGTTGAGGAATATGAACATAAGCTGCGATTAAATAATCAACATTTTGATGGACAGATTAAAAACCTTGAAGCTGTTATTAAAGAAGATGATAAGACAATAAAGAAATTACAAGAAGAAATAAATGAAGAAGTCATAAAAATTAATGAAGCAACCAAAATGGTTGAAGAAGTTAAGAAAGCAGCGGAGATTGAAGCAGAGAAGGCAACTGAGGCTATAAAAAGAGCAGAAGTGGAAAAGTCTCAAAGTATTAAGAAAGTAGAAAAATACTATAAGGACAAATTAAGAGCTTCTGTATCTGACGGACTTGAGTTTAAGAGAGAAAAATCCGAACTTCTTGTGAAAAATGAGAAACTTCTAAGAAGAAACACTCAGCTGATCGAGCTGGTTAATGCAATTCGTAAGGATCAAATTGCTGTATATCATTCCATGTCATGGAAAATAACATCTCCGCTAAGGGGGATAATAAATCTATTGACAAAAGGTAAGCTTGTCGGTGAAACTCCGGAATATTTGCAGCCCGACAATAGATTTAATGCATTGTTAACCCCATATGCGGATGACAGTTTTGAGCCTTGGAATATTCCGGTACAGTACAGAATTGATGAAATGAGTGCTGCCATAAAAGCAGGATATAAGATTGCACTCATGTTTTATGACAAACCGGATTCATCTACATTCAGATATGCATGTTATAACGTGTATCAACATTCGCAAAACAGCAAAGAATGGCGGGCCTTCTATTTTTATGAGTTTGAATGTGAAACAGTAAAAGATTATCTTAAGAAGGCTTCATTATTGATCATGTCCAGAACCAAATGGAGCTATTCATATGATAACCTTATTAAGAAAGCAAAAGAATTAAACATTCCTGTTGTGATGCAGATAGATGATCTGGTATGTAATTTAGACTTTGTCGATTATGTTGTTGAGTCCAATTATGATGCTAAGAATTCGGAAGTTGTTTACAATTTCTGGTTTTCATATGTTAGCCGAATTCAAAAAATAGCTGACTGTGTAGATGGCTTTATTGTTACTAATGATTATTTGGGTGGAATGATTAAGGAACACACGAATAAGGATTATGCTGTTATACACAATAGTTTGAATTCGGAGCAGATAAATGCTTCTGAAAGTTTATTTACCAATAAAAACTTTAGAAGAAAAGGAACCTTTAGTATTGGATACTTTTCCGGTTCACCTACACACAAAAATGATCTGGAAATGATATCTTCAGAAATACAGCAGCTTTTAGCAGATTATGCTGATATTGTATTTTACATAGTTGGATACATGGAATTTTCAGATGACCTTAACAAGTATATCCAGGAAGGAAGAATTATATTCCTGCCTATGGTGAACTTTGTGGAACTGCAGAGGCTAATAAGCGATGTAGATGTAAATATAGTTCCTCTTGTAGACAGTGTATTTACTAACTGTAAGTCGGAATTGAAATTTTTTGAGGCTGCAGCTGTAGGTACGATTACCTGTGCATCACCGACATATGCGTATACTCATAGTATTGAGAATGGAGTAGATGGATTTGTTTGTGAACCGGGTCAGTGGTATAAAACTATATCAGAAATACATGATGGAAAATATGATATAGCTGATATGGTTCAAAAGGCCAGAAATAAGGCATTGTCTCGTTATTATGGTGAGAATGTTGTTAACGAGATAGAAAATGCATTTAACAAGATGGTAGATAAGAAATAA
- the rfbB gene encoding dTDP-glucose 4,6-dehydratase, with translation MRTYLVTGGAGFIGSNYIHYMFKKYDNEIRIINVDALTYAGNLENLTDVENRDNYTFVKANICDREAINKIFEENDIDRVVHFAAESHVDRSIVNPEIFVETNVLGTATMLNAAKKAWELPDGSFKEGKKFLHVSTDEVYGSLPEDPNAYFYETTPYDPHSPYSASKASSDMLVKAYMDTYKFPANITNCSNNYGPYQFPEKLIPLMIHNALEGKALPVYGDGKNVRDWLYVEDHAKAIDMVQEKGKLFETYNIGGHNEKQNIEIIETIIDVLRESLDDSDPRKAKITTDLITYVEDRKGHDRRYAIAPDKIKAEIGWEPETMFKEGIRKTIKWFFAHEDWMEHVTSGNYQKYYESMYGGKL, from the coding sequence ATGAGGACTTATTTAGTGACAGGCGGAGCAGGATTTATTGGTTCCAACTATATTCACTATATGTTTAAAAAGTATGACAATGAGATTCGTATCATCAATGTTGATGCTCTTACTTATGCAGGTAATCTTGAGAACCTCACAGATGTTGAGAACAGAGATAACTACACATTTGTAAAAGCTAACATTTGTGACAGAGAGGCTATAAATAAGATTTTTGAGGAGAACGACATCGACAGAGTAGTACATTTTGCTGCCGAGAGCCATGTTGACCGCTCAATCGTTAATCCTGAGATCTTCGTTGAGACAAACGTACTTGGTACTGCAACAATGCTTAATGCAGCTAAGAAAGCATGGGAGCTTCCCGATGGTTCCTTCAAGGAAGGTAAGAAATTCCTTCATGTAAGTACAGATGAAGTATACGGCTCACTTCCCGAGGATCCGAATGCTTATTTCTATGAGACAACACCTTACGATCCGCACAGCCCTTACTCAGCTAGTAAGGCAAGCTCGGATATGCTTGTTAAGGCTTATATGGATACTTATAAGTTCCCTGCAAATATTACAAACTGCTCCAATAACTACGGCCCTTACCAGTTCCCGGAGAAACTTATCCCTCTTATGATCCACAACGCACTTGAGGGCAAGGCACTTCCCGTATACGGTGACGGTAAGAATGTTCGTGACTGGCTCTATGTTGAGGACCACGCTAAGGCGATCGACATGGTACAGGAAAAAGGAAAGCTCTTCGAGACCTATAACATCGGTGGACATAACGAGAAGCAGAACATCGAGATCATTGAGACTATCATTGATGTTCTTCGTGAATCACTTGATGATTCAGATCCCAGAAAGGCTAAGATCACAACCGACCTTATCACATATGTTGAGGACAGAAAGGGACATGATCGTCGTTATGCCATTGCTCCCGATAAGATCAAGGCTGAGATTGGCTGGGAGCCTGAAACAATGTTCAAGGAAGGTATCCGCAAGACAATAAAATGGTTCTTTGCTCATGAGGATTGGATGGAGCATGTTACCAGCGGTAATTACCAGAAGTATTATGAGAGTATGTATGGTGGAAAGTTATAA
- the rfbA gene encoding glucose-1-phosphate thymidylyltransferase RfbA, giving the protein MKGIILAGGSGTRLYPLTRAISKQIMPVYDKPMIYYPLSTLMLAGIREVLIISTPRDLPIFEDLFGTGEQLGMNFSYAIQEQPRGLADAFIIGEKFIGNDGVALVLGDNIFYGQSFSKLLKEVAARDKGATIFGYYVRDPREYGVVEFDENGKAISIEEKPEHPKSNYAVPGLYFYDNDVIDIAKNVKPSARGEIEITSVNNEYLSRGELRVETMGRGFAWLDTGNHDSLLDAADFVCAFQKRQGLYVSCIEEIAYKRGFIDKEQLLKLAEPLMKTDYGKYLVEVAEGL; this is encoded by the coding sequence ATGAAGGGAATCATTTTGGCCGGAGGATCCGGAACAAGACTTTATCCACTTACAAGAGCGATATCAAAGCAGATCATGCCTGTTTATGATAAGCCTATGATCTATTATCCGCTTTCAACTCTTATGCTTGCGGGTATCAGAGAGGTGCTTATTATTTCAACACCCAGAGACCTTCCAATTTTTGAGGATCTTTTCGGAACAGGCGAGCAGCTTGGAATGAATTTCTCATATGCTATACAGGAACAGCCAAGAGGCCTTGCTGATGCTTTTATCATCGGTGAGAAATTTATTGGTAACGATGGCGTTGCACTTGTTCTTGGCGATAATATCTTCTATGGTCAGAGCTTCAGTAAGCTTCTTAAGGAAGTTGCCGCAAGAGATAAGGGGGCTACAATCTTTGGATATTATGTTCGTGATCCCAGAGAATATGGCGTAGTTGAGTTTGATGAAAACGGTAAGGCTATCTCAATAGAGGAAAAGCCTGAGCATCCAAAGAGCAATTATGCGGTTCCCGGTCTTTACTTCTATGACAATGATGTTATTGACATTGCTAAAAACGTAAAGCCTTCAGCAAGAGGTGAGATTGAGATCACAAGCGTTAACAACGAGTACTTAAGTCGCGGAGAGCTTCGAGTTGAGACCATGGGCCGAGGCTTTGCATGGCTTGATACAGGAAATCATGATTCACTTCTTGATGCAGCTGATTTTGTATGTGCATTTCAGAAGAGACAGGGACTTTATGTTTCATGTATTGAAGAGATTGCTTATAAGAGAGGCTTTATTGATAAAGAACAGTTATTGAAACTTGCTGAGCCTCTTATGAAGACTGATTACGGTAAATACCTTGTTGAAGTAGCAGAAGGATTATAA
- a CDS encoding glycosyltransferase produces MDDRELLQCEELKQRIHELEIELDETKQLCNSLYDSANEQMALFKNSLSWKITKPIRDIAGAFVKKTGDTLGYLPVSNIRELNKIHGKGSFPNKKEISRQKVKIKSFSRQPKFSILVPLYNTPEKYLKDMLTSVVNQTYYNWELCLADASDEKHLYVEHIVKAFHSKYGERIKYKRLSKNGGISVNTNECVLMSDGDYLCPFDHDDYLHPSVLYYYAQEINKSNADFLYCDEITFSGNNMNDVLSVHFKPDFALYTLLSNNYICHLSAFKRELLENDELYRPEFDGSQDYDMILRMTDKAGTIKHIPKVLYYWRSHEGSTASGIGAKRYAIKAGENAVRTFLTNKGFDGCSVNTIMARDTIYRVKYKISGNPKIHIVVSDTDTTKNKDIYDYIKDNTSYSNIDFNNNINEYKSDEYVVVIKKSVRPIYKNWIDEMLMLTQNEQVGAVGGLINKDNSICSAGIAINSNAPSGFITMYHGDDPKRPGYMARLLYTQNVTALGAGCLMMSVDDYISYVKDPELMDDDSEAIDRCMNLLERGKINLFTPYAVFEDSGERKPMNSRSSQRLRTKWKKRINNDDSYLSASLFDKRIYVENDKQYL; encoded by the coding sequence ATGGATGACAGAGAATTATTACAATGTGAAGAATTAAAGCAAAGAATACATGAATTAGAGATAGAGCTTGATGAAACAAAACAACTTTGTAATTCACTGTATGATAGCGCCAATGAACAAATGGCACTTTTTAAAAATTCGCTTAGTTGGAAAATAACGAAGCCCATTAGGGATATAGCAGGGGCCTTCGTGAAAAAAACGGGAGATACCTTGGGGTACCTCCCTGTTTCTAATATAAGAGAACTTAATAAAATACATGGTAAAGGCAGTTTCCCAAATAAGAAAGAAATAAGCAGACAGAAAGTAAAAATTAAGAGTTTTTCAAGGCAGCCTAAGTTTAGTATATTGGTTCCGTTATATAATACTCCGGAAAAATATCTAAAAGACATGCTTACATCAGTTGTAAATCAAACATATTATAACTGGGAATTGTGTCTTGCAGATGCTTCTGATGAAAAGCATTTATATGTAGAGCATATAGTTAAGGCATTTCATAGCAAATATGGAGAGAGAATAAAATATAAGCGATTGAGTAAAAATGGTGGAATTTCGGTTAATACTAATGAATGTGTTTTGATGTCTGATGGAGATTATTTATGCCCGTTCGATCATGACGATTATCTTCATCCAAGTGTTCTTTATTATTATGCACAGGAAATAAACAAGAGTAATGCCGATTTTTTGTATTGTGATGAGATTACATTTTCAGGGAATAATATGAATGATGTACTATCCGTACATTTTAAGCCTGACTTTGCATTGTATACATTGCTCTCAAACAATTATATATGTCACTTATCTGCATTTAAGAGAGAACTTTTGGAGAATGATGAATTGTACAGACCCGAATTTGACGGAAGTCAGGATTATGACATGATACTCAGGATGACAGATAAGGCTGGTACAATAAAACACATTCCAAAGGTTTTGTATTACTGGAGAAGTCATGAGGGGTCTACTGCTTCGGGAATAGGAGCAAAAAGATATGCCATTAAGGCAGGAGAGAATGCAGTCAGAACATTTTTGACAAACAAAGGTTTTGATGGATGTAGTGTTAATACTATTATGGCTCGTGACACTATTTACCGGGTAAAATATAAAATATCCGGAAATCCCAAAATACACATTGTGGTTTCCGATACAGATACTACTAAAAACAAAGATATATATGATTATATAAAAGACAATACAAGCTATTCAAATATTGATTTTAATAATAATATAAATGAGTATAAGTCAGATGAATATGTTGTTGTTATAAAGAAATCTGTAAGACCGATATATAAGAATTGGATAGATGAAATGCTTATGCTGACGCAAAACGAGCAGGTTGGAGCTGTTGGCGGACTTATTAATAAGGACAATAGTATCTGTTCAGCCGGCATTGCCATTAATTCTAATGCTCCAAGTGGTTTTATTACGATGTATCATGGAGATGATCCAAAGAGACCCGGGTACATGGCCAGACTATTATATACGCAGAATGTAACAGCTCTTGGAGCCGGGTGTTTAATGATGTCTGTTGATGATTATATCAGTTATGTAAAAGATCCTGAACTAATGGACGATGATTCGGAAGCAATTGACAGATGTATGAACCTATTAGAAAGAGGAAAAATCAATTTGTTTACTCCATATGCTGTTTTTGAGGATAGTGGAGAGAGAAAGCCAATGAATTCACGTAGTTCACAGCGCTTAAGAACAAAATGGAAGAAACGGATTAACAACGATGATTCATATTTGAGCGCTTCGCTTTTTGATAAGAGGATTTATGTTGAGAATGATAAACAGTATTTGTAA
- the rfbD gene encoding dTDP-4-dehydrorhamnose reductase: protein MKKILVTGCNGQLGRAIQQVYAGEVEFILTDVVEGDNIKPLNIMNQREVSEFVKLERPDVIINCAAATNVDGCEKDWDFAYKLNAIGPRNLAITATSIGAKLIHVSTDYVFSGNANAPINEFQTPGPISAYGKTKYEGERFVQQFADKYFIVRTAWLYGDGKNFVKTMLKLSETHDEISVVCDQLGSPTSAIELARMIHHIEPTENYGIFHGTCEGDTNWADFTEEIFSIKGISCKVNHVTSEEYKAMNPAAADRPHYSILDNYMLRLTTDYKMADWHDALKEYLG from the coding sequence ATGAAAAAGATTTTAGTAACAGGTTGTAATGGACAGCTGGGACGTGCAATCCAGCAGGTATATGCAGGTGAAGTGGAATTTATACTGACTGACGTTGTTGAAGGTGATAACATCAAACCTTTGAATATTATGAATCAGAGGGAAGTATCTGAATTTGTAAAGTTGGAGAGGCCTGATGTGATTATCAATTGCGCAGCAGCAACCAATGTTGACGGATGTGAGAAGGATTGGGATTTTGCATACAAGCTTAATGCAATCGGTCCCAGAAATCTTGCTATAACAGCAACGAGCATAGGAGCCAAGCTTATACATGTATCAACAGATTATGTATTTTCAGGAAATGCTAATGCACCTATAAATGAGTTTCAGACACCAGGACCCATATCCGCTTATGGAAAGACGAAATATGAAGGAGAGAGATTTGTTCAGCAGTTTGCTGATAAATACTTTATAGTAAGGACAGCATGGCTTTATGGAGATGGGAAAAACTTTGTTAAGACAATGCTGAAATTATCGGAAACTCATGATGAGATAAGCGTTGTATGTGATCAGCTTGGATCACCTACATCAGCAATTGAGCTGGCAAGAATGATACATCATATTGAACCTACAGAGAACTATGGTATTTTCCATGGAACATGTGAGGGAGATACCAACTGGGCTGATTTTACAGAAGAAATTTTCAGTATAAAGGGAATTAGCTGCAAGGTTAATCATGTTACCAGTGAAGAATATAAAGCTATGAATCCGGCAGCAGCCGACAGACCACATTACTCTATATTGGATAATTATATGCTAAGACTTACTACAGATTACAAAATGGCAGACTGGCATGATGCTTTAAAAGAGTATCTTGGATAA
- a CDS encoding glycosyltransferase family A protein encodes MSHKFTAKDHTFAICAYGESAYIEECIKSVTRQKLKTNVLIATSTPNEYLKLISEKYSIPYYVNEEMKGQSNIATDWNFAISCAKTPLVTIAHQDDLYKEDFAKEVIKNFNKTKRPLIAFTDYAELRNGREVSNIKNLNIKRIMLFPLRCSVLWKSRFVRRRILSLGSAICCPSVTYVPGNLPKQLFIPGYRGGIDWQAWERFSRRKGEFVFVNKILMVHRIHEDSETTAIIKGHERSEEDFEMFCKFWPKWIARILEHFYRKGEEQNSL; translated from the coding sequence ATGAGTCATAAATTTACAGCAAAAGACCATACCTTTGCCATTTGTGCTTACGGAGAAAGCGCATATATAGAAGAATGCATCAAATCGGTAACGAGACAGAAGCTTAAGACGAATGTACTTATTGCCACATCAACACCAAACGAATATCTAAAACTTATTTCCGAAAAATACAGTATTCCCTATTATGTGAATGAGGAGATGAAAGGGCAGAGCAATATAGCAACAGACTGGAACTTTGCAATAAGCTGTGCTAAGACACCTCTTGTTACAATCGCACATCAGGATGATCTGTATAAAGAGGATTTTGCGAAAGAGGTCATAAAGAATTTCAACAAGACAAAGCGTCCTCTTATAGCTTTTACCGATTATGCAGAGCTTAGAAACGGCAGGGAAGTAAGTAATATTAAAAACCTTAATATCAAGCGTATAATGCTGTTCCCTTTAAGATGTAGCGTCCTGTGGAAGTCAAGGTTTGTAAGACGAAGGATACTCTCTCTTGGCTCTGCAATATGCTGTCCATCTGTCACATATGTTCCCGGAAATCTTCCAAAGCAGCTATTTATTCCCGGCTACCGCGGAGGCATCGACTGGCAGGCATGGGAGAGATTTTCAAGAAGAAAAGGTGAATTTGTATTTGTTAATAAAATCCTAATGGTCCATAGGATCCACGAGGACTCGGAAACTACAGCGATCATCAAGGGTCACGAGCGCTCAGAGGAGGATTTTGAAATGTTCTGCAAGTTTTGGCCTAAGTGGATTGCGAGGATACTGGAGCACTTTTATAGGAAGGGCGAGGAGCAGAATAGTTTGTAA